The following are encoded together in the Nocardioides okcheonensis genome:
- a CDS encoding alpha/beta hydrolase: MRAREPDSEGTVEVGGVGLAWESFNDGAASTVLFVPIDTCVHSGAWKGQVAYLAQHFRVVTVDPPGNGRSGRSVDPQAYADSTMVASTVAVLHHLGIDRAVLVGVCVSAWQALLTAALHPDRVQGVVAVGPWVRDETEPFPVRQDAMRHFEEERDDYSQWRGANRHYLADHWQDYAEFFFDQMLPEPHSTKQLEDILGFTGETTGSVIIAEHDAPRWTDSPAEAERLLRTITAPVLVIQGTADLCQPEGRSRSVVAWTGAEHLVIEGSGHLPMARYPVVVNRAIKALVDRVNDVPPPRRTPSRRRPRALYLSSPIGLGHVRRDLAVADAMRRMRPDLEVEWLTQSPVADFLEARGETVHPASRLLASESGHFEAECGEHDLHAFDAVRRMDEVLVNNFMVFDDLVDRETFDLWVGDEAWDLDHFLHEHPSLKRAPFVWMTDFVGWVPMPDGGEREAFLTADYNAEMVEHVARAPHLRDRSVFVGDPDDVADLPLGPGLPGTREWTADHFDFAGYVMGERPDPARRDELRERLGYRDGEVVCVVSVGGSGVGHHLLRRVAAAYDPLAARVPGLRMVVVTGPRIDRAALDLPRGVEVHGFLPDLDLHHAACDVAVVQGGLSTTMELTAAGRPFVYVPLEHHFEQQVHVRHRLERHRAGRAMSYADTSDPDRVADELVAALARPVDYLPVPSDGADRAARLVLEAL, from the coding sequence ATGAGGGCACGGGAACCTGACAGCGAGGGCACGGTCGAGGTCGGCGGCGTGGGGCTGGCGTGGGAGTCGTTCAACGACGGCGCCGCGAGCACGGTGCTGTTCGTGCCCATCGACACCTGCGTCCACAGCGGCGCCTGGAAGGGCCAGGTGGCCTACCTCGCCCAGCACTTCCGCGTGGTCACCGTCGACCCGCCCGGCAACGGCCGGTCGGGGCGCTCGGTCGACCCGCAGGCCTACGCCGACAGCACCATGGTCGCCTCGACCGTCGCGGTGCTCCACCACCTCGGCATCGACCGGGCCGTCCTGGTGGGCGTGTGCGTGAGCGCGTGGCAGGCCCTGCTGACCGCCGCCCTCCACCCCGACCGGGTCCAGGGCGTCGTGGCCGTGGGTCCGTGGGTCCGCGACGAGACGGAGCCGTTCCCCGTGCGGCAGGACGCGATGCGTCACTTCGAGGAGGAACGGGACGACTACTCGCAGTGGAGGGGCGCGAACCGCCACTACCTCGCCGACCACTGGCAGGACTACGCCGAGTTCTTCTTCGACCAGATGCTGCCCGAGCCGCACTCCACCAAGCAGCTCGAGGACATCCTCGGCTTCACCGGCGAGACGACGGGGTCCGTGATCATCGCCGAGCACGACGCTCCGCGGTGGACCGACAGCCCGGCGGAGGCCGAGCGCCTGCTGCGGACGATCACCGCCCCCGTGCTCGTCATCCAGGGCACCGCCGACCTGTGCCAGCCGGAGGGCCGCAGCCGCAGCGTCGTGGCGTGGACCGGAGCCGAGCACCTCGTGATCGAGGGTTCGGGACACCTGCCGATGGCGCGGTACCCGGTGGTGGTCAACCGGGCGATCAAGGCGCTCGTCGACCGGGTCAACGACGTCCCGCCCCCGCGGCGTACGCCGTCGCGCCGGCGTCCCCGCGCCCTCTACCTCTCCTCCCCCATCGGGCTCGGCCACGTCCGCCGCGACCTGGCCGTGGCCGACGCGATGCGGCGGATGCGCCCGGACCTCGAGGTGGAGTGGCTCACCCAGTCACCGGTCGCGGACTTCCTCGAGGCGCGCGGCGAGACGGTGCACCCCGCGTCGCGCCTCCTCGCCAGCGAGTCGGGCCACTTCGAGGCCGAGTGCGGCGAGCACGACCTGCACGCCTTCGACGCGGTGCGCCGCATGGACGAGGTGCTGGTCAACAACTTCATGGTCTTCGACGACCTCGTCGACCGGGAGACCTTCGACCTGTGGGTCGGGGACGAGGCCTGGGACCTCGACCACTTCCTCCACGAGCACCCCTCGCTCAAGCGGGCTCCCTTCGTGTGGATGACCGACTTCGTCGGCTGGGTGCCGATGCCGGACGGGGGCGAGCGCGAGGCCTTCCTCACGGCCGACTACAACGCCGAGATGGTCGAGCACGTCGCCCGCGCGCCCCACCTGCGCGACCGGTCGGTGTTCGTCGGCGACCCCGACGACGTGGCCGACCTGCCGCTCGGCCCCGGCCTGCCGGGCACCCGGGAGTGGACCGCGGACCACTTCGACTTCGCCGGCTACGTCATGGGCGAGCGCCCGGACCCGGCCCGGCGCGACGAGCTGCGCGAGCGGCTGGGCTACCGCGACGGCGAGGTCGTCTGCGTGGTCTCGGTCGGCGGCTCCGGGGTCGGTCACCACCTGCTGCGCCGGGTCGCGGCGGCGTACGACCCGCTGGCCGCCCGCGTGCCGGGGCTGCGGATGGTCGTGGTGACCGGCCCGCGCATCGACCGGGCGGCCCTCGACCTGCCGCGCGGCGTCGAGGTGCACGGCTTCCTGCCGGACCTCGACCTGCACCACGCCGCGTGCGACGTCGCGGTGGTGCAGGGCGGGCTCAGCACCACGATGGAGCTGACCGCGGCCGGGCGTCCGTTCGTGTACGTCCCGCTGGAGCACCACTTCGAGCAGCAGGTGCACGTGCGACACCGACTCGAGCGACACCGCGCGGGGCGCGCGATGTCCTACGCCGACACCTCCGACCCGGACCGGGTCGCCGACGAGCTCGTCGCGGCGCTGGCCCGGCCGGTGGACTACCTTCCGGTCCCCTCCGACGGCGCCGACCGGGCGGCTCGGCTGGTGCTCGAGGCGCTCTGA
- a CDS encoding class I SAM-dependent methyltransferase — protein sequence MRETQMTTIDSQAADRTAEQPAPTIDMDALMAFVGAFVGDLGATVGAGNVLLGERLGLYRALAQAPADARDLAAATGTDPRYVDEWLRGQAAGGYVEHDAASGTYSMTPEKAFALTDPAGPVFLPGAFELALGALKALPEIEHAFRTGAGYGWHEHDTDVFTGCERFFRPGYLMHLLTEWIPALDGVAARLERGGRVADLGCGHGASTLLMADAFPASTFVGSDYHRGSIEAARQRATDAGVGDRVRFDVAGAQALEERDLDLVTTFDCLHDMGDPLGAAQRVRRSLAPDGTWMIVEPAAGDTVEANLTPVGRVFYGFSTFLCVPNAVSQPGGYALGAQAGEAAIRQVVTEAGFTRFRKVAETPFNHVYEARP from the coding sequence GTGAGGGAGACCCAGATGACCACCATCGACTCGCAGGCCGCCGACCGCACCGCCGAGCAGCCGGCGCCCACCATCGACATGGACGCGCTGATGGCGTTCGTCGGCGCCTTCGTCGGCGACCTCGGCGCGACCGTCGGAGCCGGCAACGTGCTGCTCGGCGAGCGGCTCGGGCTCTACCGGGCGCTGGCCCAGGCGCCGGCCGATGCCCGCGACCTCGCCGCCGCCACCGGCACCGACCCGCGCTACGTCGACGAGTGGCTGCGCGGCCAGGCGGCCGGTGGCTACGTCGAGCACGACGCCGCCAGCGGGACGTACTCGATGACCCCGGAGAAGGCGTTCGCGCTCACCGACCCGGCGGGCCCGGTCTTCCTGCCGGGCGCCTTCGAGCTCGCGCTCGGTGCGCTCAAGGCGTTGCCGGAGATCGAGCACGCGTTCCGGACCGGCGCCGGCTACGGGTGGCACGAGCACGACACCGACGTCTTCACCGGGTGCGAGCGCTTCTTCCGCCCCGGCTACCTCATGCACCTGCTGACGGAGTGGATCCCCGCGCTCGACGGTGTGGCCGCCCGCCTCGAGCGCGGGGGCCGGGTCGCGGACCTCGGCTGCGGCCACGGTGCCTCCACCCTGCTGATGGCCGACGCCTTCCCGGCCAGCACGTTCGTCGGCTCGGACTACCACCGCGGGTCGATCGAGGCGGCCCGGCAGCGGGCCACCGACGCCGGTGTCGGCGACCGGGTGCGGTTCGACGTCGCGGGCGCCCAGGCGCTCGAGGAGCGCGACCTCGACCTGGTGACCACCTTCGACTGCCTGCACGACATGGGCGACCCGCTCGGAGCCGCGCAGCGCGTACGACGCTCGCTGGCGCCCGACGGCACCTGGATGATCGTCGAGCCCGCGGCCGGCGACACCGTCGAGGCCAACCTGACCCCCGTGGGCCGCGTGTTCTACGGCTTCTCGACCTTCCTCTGCGTGCCGAACGCGGTCTCGCAGCCGGGCGGCTACGCCCTCGGCGCCCAGGCCGGCGAGGCCGCGATCCGGCAGGTGGTGACCGAGGCCGGGTTCACCCGGTTCCGCAAGGTGGCGGAGACACCGTTCAACCACGTCTACGAGGCACGTCCCTGA
- a CDS encoding DNA alkylation repair protein, with the protein MTYVGAVRAVLAEGGDPARAAQQQAYMKSALPFVGLGAPALAALLRPLLVEHRFVDRAQWEAAVLELWDDATHREEWYAAVALLRHRAYRPWLDADLLPLLEQLVRAGAWWDVVDEVAGHVVGQVLLDHRAATTPVVERWSVDPDSLWVRRTAVLAQLRHGAATDTDLLERVLAANLDGTAFGREFFVRKAVGWALRQHARTDPEWVRAFVRTHDARLSGLSRREALKHLA; encoded by the coding sequence ATGACCTACGTCGGCGCGGTGCGGGCGGTCCTGGCCGAGGGGGGAGATCCGGCCAGGGCCGCCCAGCAGCAGGCCTACATGAAGTCGGCGCTGCCGTTCGTCGGCCTCGGCGCGCCGGCGCTGGCCGCCCTGCTGAGGCCGTTGCTCGTCGAGCACCGGTTCGTCGACCGGGCGCAGTGGGAGGCAGCGGTCCTCGAGCTGTGGGACGACGCGACGCACCGTGAGGAGTGGTACGCCGCGGTCGCGCTCCTGCGCCACCGTGCGTACCGCCCCTGGCTCGACGCCGACCTGCTGCCGCTGCTCGAGCAGCTGGTCCGCGCCGGCGCGTGGTGGGACGTGGTGGACGAGGTCGCCGGGCACGTCGTCGGCCAGGTGCTGCTCGACCACCGCGCGGCGACCACCCCGGTCGTCGAGCGCTGGTCGGTGGACCCCGACAGCCTGTGGGTGCGGCGCACGGCGGTCCTTGCGCAGCTGCGCCACGGTGCGGCGACCGACACCGACCTGCTGGAGCGGGTGCTCGCGGCCAACCTCGACGGCACCGCGTTCGGGCGCGAGTTCTTCGTCCGCAAGGCCGTCGGCTGGGCGCTGCGCCAGCACGCCCGCACCGACCCCGAGTGGGTCCGGGCGTTCGTCCGCACCCACGACGCGCGGCTCAGCGGTCTCTCCCGCCGCGAGGCGCTCAAGCACCTGGCCTGA
- a CDS encoding VOC family protein produces the protein MPGHAAIYVGDVDRMVGFYTEVLGLSRVDDEPGFATLESDDWVLTLVRSPDAVPPSDPPPRRSDSAVKPVFAVADLDATADAATARGAVPDPPDARWTHRGEARCDLVDPEGNVLGLRAPTH, from the coding sequence ATGCCGGGCCACGCAGCGATCTACGTCGGCGACGTCGACCGGATGGTCGGGTTCTACACCGAGGTCCTCGGCCTCTCGCGGGTCGACGACGAGCCCGGTTTCGCGACGCTCGAGTCGGACGACTGGGTGCTGACCCTCGTCCGCAGCCCCGACGCCGTACCTCCCTCGGACCCGCCGCCGCGGCGGTCGGACTCGGCGGTCAAGCCGGTGTTCGCCGTCGCGGACCTCGACGCGACCGCCGACGCGGCGACCGCACGCGGCGCGGTGCCGGACCCGCCCGACGCCCGGTGGACCCACCGCGGCGAGGCGCGCTGCGACCTGGTCGACCCCGAGGGCAACGTGCTCGGGCTCCGCGCCCCGACCCACTGA
- a CDS encoding sirohydrochlorin chelatase: MAAPALVALAHGSRDPRSAATIKALVAEVKAMRPDLRIETAFLELSKPGFDTVVDRLVKAGHEEIVVVPLLLTEAYHAKVDVPRAIEAAMARHEGVRIRASRILGMESAFLEVLDLRLRDALRAARVRELDALVLAAAGSSDPLANQSVARIARAWGNRHHLPVTAAFASAAPPATGEAVRAFRAEGKRHVAVASFFLAPGKLPDRAAELALEAGAVAVSDPLGAHPSVARAILARYAVGAVELVPV; encoded by the coding sequence ATGGCTGCTCCTGCTCTGGTTGCCCTGGCCCACGGAAGCCGGGACCCGCGTTCGGCCGCGACGATCAAGGCGCTCGTCGCCGAGGTCAAGGCCATGCGTCCCGACCTCCGCATCGAGACGGCGTTCCTCGAGCTGTCCAAGCCCGGCTTCGACACGGTCGTCGACCGGCTGGTGAAGGCCGGCCACGAGGAGATCGTCGTGGTCCCGCTCCTGCTGACCGAGGCCTACCACGCGAAGGTCGACGTCCCGCGGGCGATCGAGGCCGCGATGGCCCGCCACGAGGGCGTCCGGATCCGCGCGAGCAGGATCCTCGGCATGGAGTCCGCCTTCCTCGAGGTGCTCGACCTCCGCCTGCGCGACGCGCTGAGGGCGGCCCGCGTCCGCGAGCTCGACGCGCTGGTCCTCGCCGCGGCGGGCTCGTCCGACCCCCTCGCCAACCAGTCGGTCGCCCGGATCGCGCGGGCCTGGGGCAACCGCCACCACCTGCCGGTGACGGCGGCGTTCGCGTCGGCCGCTCCCCCGGCCACCGGTGAGGCGGTCCGCGCGTTCCGTGCGGAGGGCAAGCGCCACGTCGCCGTGGCGTCGTTCTTCCTCGCCCCCGGCAAGCTGCCCGACCGGGCCGCCGAGCTCGCGCTCGAGGCCGGTGCCGTCGCGGTGTCCGACCCGCTCGGCGCCCACCCGTCGGTGGCCCGCGCGATCCTCGCCCGCTACGCCGTCGGCGCGGTCGAGCTCGTCCCGGTCTGA
- a CDS encoding phosphoadenylyl-sulfate reductase, whose translation MSARTQAARDFKGTHTEGRTPEELRELVSHVGAELELAPAEVIVEWAVATFGDRFAITSSMGDAVLAHLASKVAPGIDVVFLDTGYHFVETIGTRDAVEATLPVNLRTVSTPLSVAEQDEQYGKDLYKTDPDLCCALRKVTPLAETLADYDAWATGLRRAETHNRVIAPVVGWDARKGKVKVSPLARWSDDDVDRYIAENGVLVNPLVHDGYPSIGCWPCTRRVAPGDDPRSGRWAGTSKTECGIHA comes from the coding sequence ATGAGCGCCCGCACCCAGGCCGCCCGCGACTTCAAGGGCACCCACACCGAGGGGCGTACGCCCGAGGAGCTCCGCGAGCTGGTCTCCCACGTCGGCGCCGAGCTCGAGCTCGCCCCGGCCGAGGTCATCGTCGAGTGGGCGGTCGCCACGTTCGGCGACCGCTTCGCGATCACCTCCTCGATGGGCGACGCCGTCCTGGCCCACCTGGCCTCGAAGGTCGCTCCCGGCATCGACGTGGTCTTCCTCGACACGGGCTACCACTTCGTCGAGACCATCGGCACCCGCGACGCCGTCGAGGCGACCCTGCCGGTCAACCTGCGCACCGTCAGCACGCCGCTCAGCGTCGCCGAGCAGGACGAGCAGTACGGCAAGGACCTCTACAAGACCGACCCCGACCTGTGCTGCGCGCTGCGCAAGGTCACCCCGCTCGCCGAGACGCTCGCCGACTACGACGCGTGGGCCACCGGGCTGCGCCGCGCCGAGACCCACAACCGGGTCATCGCGCCCGTCGTCGGCTGGGACGCCCGCAAGGGCAAGGTCAAGGTCTCCCCCCTCGCCCGCTGGAGCGACGACGACGTCGACCGCTACATCGCCGAGAACGGCGTGCTGGTCAACCCGCTCGTCCACGACGGCTACCCCAGCATCGGCTGCTGGCCCTGCACGCGCCGCGTCGCCCCCGGCGACGACCCGCGCAGCGGTCGCTGGGCCGGCACCTCCAAGACCGAGTGCGGCATCCATGCCTGA
- a CDS encoding nitrite/sulfite reductase, producing the protein MPDLRFKPQAAQSTEIPRPKRAEGQWALGYTEPLNKNEQSKKDDDPLNVRDRILYTYSRRGFDSIDPADLRGRFRWMGLYTQRAPGFDGGKTAQLEEEELDDRFFMMRVRTDGAVLDAAALRALGEVSTAYARNTADITDRNNIQYHWIEIESVPAIWERLEAVGLTTLEACGDSPRPFLGSPVAGIAKDEIIDGTAALEEIKRRILGNPDFSNLPRKFKTALTGHPSHDVAPEVNDVSFVGTVHPEHGPGFDLWVGGGLSTNPMLAHKLGVWIPLDEVADAWEGVAGIFRDYGYRRLRSKARLKFLLADWGKEKFREVLENEYLHRALVDNPSPEAPVTAGDHIGIHEQKDGRFYVGAAPVVGRIDGTTLSALGDLVERYGARGARLTAYQKLVVIGVAADDTEAFADDLEKIGLTARPSNWRRSTMACTGIEFCKLAIVDTKERARRLVSELEKRFPDLDTQISVNVNGCPNACARTQVADIGLKGQLVMDEDGNQVEGFQVHLGGSLGLNPAMGRKLRAHKVTSAGLDDYVTAVVSAYLADRTEGERFAAWVTRADEVLLRGEPVAS; encoded by the coding sequence ATGCCCGACCTCCGGTTCAAGCCCCAGGCCGCCCAGAGCACCGAGATCCCCCGCCCCAAGCGCGCGGAGGGACAGTGGGCGCTCGGCTACACCGAGCCGCTCAACAAGAACGAGCAGTCCAAGAAGGACGACGACCCGCTCAACGTGCGTGACCGGATCCTCTACACCTACTCCCGCCGCGGCTTCGACTCGATCGACCCGGCCGACCTGCGCGGCCGCTTCCGCTGGATGGGGCTCTACACCCAGCGCGCCCCGGGCTTCGACGGCGGCAAGACCGCCCAGCTCGAGGAGGAGGAGCTCGACGACCGCTTCTTCATGATGCGGGTCCGCACCGACGGCGCGGTGCTCGACGCCGCCGCGCTGCGGGCGCTCGGCGAGGTGTCCACGGCGTACGCCCGCAACACCGCCGACATCACCGACCGCAACAACATCCAGTACCACTGGATCGAGATCGAGAGCGTCCCGGCGATCTGGGAGCGCCTCGAGGCGGTCGGCCTCACCACGCTGGAGGCGTGCGGCGACAGCCCGCGCCCCTTCCTCGGCTCGCCGGTCGCCGGCATCGCCAAGGACGAGATCATCGACGGCACGGCTGCGCTGGAGGAGATCAAGCGCCGGATCCTCGGCAACCCCGACTTCTCGAACCTGCCGCGCAAGTTCAAGACCGCGCTGACCGGACACCCGAGCCACGACGTCGCGCCCGAGGTCAACGACGTGTCCTTCGTCGGCACCGTCCACCCCGAGCACGGCCCGGGCTTCGACCTGTGGGTCGGTGGCGGCCTGTCGACGAACCCGATGCTCGCCCACAAGCTGGGCGTGTGGATCCCGCTCGACGAGGTGGCCGACGCCTGGGAGGGCGTCGCCGGGATCTTCCGTGACTACGGCTACCGCCGGCTGCGCTCCAAGGCGCGGCTGAAGTTCCTGCTCGCCGACTGGGGCAAGGAGAAGTTCCGCGAGGTCCTCGAGAACGAGTACCTCCACCGCGCGCTGGTCGACAACCCCTCCCCCGAGGCGCCCGTCACGGCCGGTGACCACATCGGCATCCACGAGCAGAAGGACGGCCGCTTCTACGTCGGCGCCGCCCCCGTCGTGGGCCGCATCGACGGCACCACGCTGAGCGCGCTCGGTGACCTCGTCGAGCGCTACGGCGCCCGCGGCGCCCGGCTCACGGCCTACCAGAAGCTCGTCGTCATCGGCGTCGCCGCGGACGACACCGAGGCCTTCGCCGACGACCTCGAGAAGATCGGTCTCACCGCGCGGCCCAGCAACTGGCGTCGCTCCACCATGGCCTGCACCGGCATCGAGTTCTGCAAGCTCGCCATCGTCGACACCAAGGAGCGTGCGCGGCGCCTGGTGTCCGAGCTCGAGAAGCGCTTCCCCGACCTCGACACCCAGATCTCGGTCAACGTCAACGGCTGCCCCAACGCCTGCGCCCGCACCCAGGTCGCCGACATCGGGCTCAAGGGCCAGCTCGTGATGGACGAGGACGGCAACCAGGTCGAGGGGTTCCAGGTCCACCTCGGCGGCTCGCTCGGGCTCAACCCCGCGATGGGCCGCAAGCTGCGCGCCCACAAGGTCACCAGCGCGGGCCTCGACGACTACGTCACCGCCGTCGTCTCGGCGTACCTCGCCGACCGCACCGAGGGCGAGCGCTTCGCCGCCTGGGTGACCCGCGCCGACGAGGTGCTGCTGCGCGGGGAGCCGGTGGCCTCCTGA
- a CDS encoding putative leader peptide, giving the protein MVTASTHTHLVVRRHVDLMRVGSATCWHR; this is encoded by the coding sequence ATGGTCACCGCTTCCACCCACACGCACCTCGTGGTCCGACGTCACGTCGACCTCATGCGCGTGGGCAGCGCGACCTGTTGGCATCGCTGA
- a CDS encoding glycine hydroxymethyltransferase, producing the protein MTDSLISSAYSQALEVIASVEPRIAEATRQELADQRSSLKLIASENYASPAVLMTMGTWFSDKYAEGTVGHRFYAGCQNVDTVESLAAEHARELFGAPYAYVQPHSGIDANLVAFWSILANRVESPYLEKLQAKNVNELTEADWETLRGELGNQRLLGMSLDAGGHLTHGFRPNISGKMFHQQQYGTDPGTGLLDYDAVAAKAREFRPLVLVAGYSAYPRRVNFAKMREIADEVGAVLMVDMAHFAGLVAGKVFTGEENPVPYAHVTTSTTHKSLRGPRGGLVLAQEEFAADVDRGCPMVLGGPLSHVMAAKAVAFAEARTTEFQGYAQRIADNAKSLAEGFLTRGATLVTGGTDNHLVLLDVSSFGLTGRQAESALLDAGVVTNRNSVPADPNGAWYTSGIRLGTPALTTRGFGHDEFDKVAELIVDVLANTEAGTTKAGGPSKASYVLADGVADRVTAQSAELLDKHPLYPGLVLG; encoded by the coding sequence ATGACGGACTCCCTCATCAGCAGCGCGTACTCCCAGGCCCTCGAGGTCATCGCCTCCGTCGAGCCGCGGATCGCCGAGGCGACCCGCCAGGAGCTCGCCGACCAGCGCAGCTCGCTCAAGCTGATCGCCTCGGAGAACTACGCCTCGCCCGCCGTGCTCATGACGATGGGCACCTGGTTCAGCGACAAGTACGCCGAGGGCACGGTCGGGCACCGCTTCTACGCCGGCTGCCAGAACGTCGACACCGTCGAGTCGCTCGCCGCCGAGCACGCGCGCGAGCTGTTCGGCGCGCCCTACGCCTACGTCCAGCCGCACTCGGGCATCGACGCCAACCTGGTCGCCTTCTGGTCGATCCTCGCCAACCGGGTGGAGAGCCCGTACCTCGAGAAGCTCCAGGCCAAGAACGTCAACGAGCTCACCGAGGCCGACTGGGAGACGCTGCGCGGCGAGCTCGGCAACCAGCGGCTGCTCGGCATGTCGCTCGACGCGGGCGGCCACCTCACCCACGGCTTCCGCCCCAACATCAGCGGCAAGATGTTCCACCAGCAGCAGTACGGCACCGACCCGGGGACGGGCCTGCTCGACTACGACGCCGTCGCGGCCAAGGCGCGCGAGTTCCGCCCGCTGGTCCTCGTCGCCGGCTACTCGGCGTACCCGCGCCGGGTGAACTTCGCGAAGATGCGCGAGATCGCCGACGAGGTCGGCGCCGTGCTGATGGTCGACATGGCCCACTTCGCCGGTCTGGTGGCCGGCAAGGTGTTCACCGGCGAGGAGAACCCCGTCCCCTACGCCCACGTCACCACTTCCACCACCCACAAGTCGCTCCGCGGCCCGCGCGGCGGCCTGGTGCTGGCGCAGGAGGAGTTCGCCGCCGACGTCGACCGCGGCTGCCCGATGGTCCTCGGCGGCCCGCTGTCGCACGTCATGGCCGCCAAGGCCGTGGCCTTCGCGGAGGCCCGCACCACCGAGTTCCAGGGCTACGCCCAGCGCATCGCCGACAACGCGAAGTCGCTGGCCGAGGGCTTCCTGACCCGCGGCGCGACCCTGGTCACCGGCGGCACCGACAACCACCTGGTGCTCCTCGACGTGTCGTCCTTCGGGCTGACCGGTAGGCAGGCCGAGTCGGCGCTGCTCGACGCCGGCGTCGTCACCAACCGCAACTCGGTCCCCGCCGACCCCAACGGCGCCTGGTACACCTCCGGCATCCGCCTCGGCACCCCGGCGCTCACCACCCGCGGCTTCGGCCACGACGAGTTCGACAAGGTCGCCGAGCTCATCGTCGACGTGCTGGCGAACACCGAGGCCGGCACCACCAAGGCGGGCGGCCCGAGCAAGGCGTCGTACGTCCTGGCCGACGGCGTCGCCGACCGCGTCACCGCGCAGTCCGCCGAGCTCCTCGACAAGCACCCGCTCTACCCCGGGCTCGTCCTCGGCTGA
- a CDS encoding response regulator: MTVRVLVVEDEELAAEAHATYVGRVPGFELAGVAHSATDAMRMLQRDDDVDLVLLDMHLPDGHGLGLLQRLRAEGRTLDVIAVTSARDSEVVRRAVSQGVVLYLLKPFTFAAFRGKLEQYAEFRARLESAPGDVVQDDVDQLFGALRSRPTGEAVPKGMSLDSLRQVVEALREAPDGLSAAEAAAEIGISRVTARRYLEHLADEGRVTRSPRYGGTGRPEVGYVWIR; this comes from the coding sequence GTGACCGTGCGGGTGCTCGTCGTGGAGGACGAGGAGCTCGCCGCCGAGGCGCACGCGACCTACGTGGGCCGGGTCCCCGGCTTCGAGCTCGCCGGTGTCGCGCACTCCGCCACGGACGCTATGCGGATGCTGCAGCGCGACGACGACGTCGACCTGGTGCTGCTCGACATGCACCTGCCCGACGGGCACGGGCTGGGACTGCTGCAGCGCCTGCGGGCGGAGGGACGCACCCTCGACGTGATCGCCGTGACGTCCGCGCGCGACAGCGAGGTCGTCCGTCGCGCGGTGTCCCAGGGGGTCGTGCTCTACCTGCTCAAGCCGTTCACCTTCGCGGCGTTCCGCGGCAAGCTCGAGCAGTACGCCGAGTTCCGGGCACGGCTGGAGAGCGCTCCCGGAGACGTGGTGCAGGACGACGTCGACCAGCTCTTCGGCGCGCTGAGGAGCCGCCCGACCGGCGAGGCCGTCCCGAAGGGGATGAGCCTGGACTCGCTGCGCCAGGTGGTCGAGGCGCTGCGGGAGGCACCCGACGGCCTCTCCGCGGCCGAGGCGGCCGCGGAGATCGGCATCTCCCGGGTGACCGCCCGGCGCTACCTCGAGCACCTCGCCGACGAGGGCCGGGTCACCCGGTCACCGCGCTACGGCGGGACCGGGCGGCCGGAGGTCGGCTACGTCTGGATCCGCTGA